From the genome of Nicotiana sylvestris chromosome 2, ASM39365v2, whole genome shotgun sequence, one region includes:
- the LOC138885866 gene encoding uncharacterized protein: MGDSDLIIQQTQGEWETRDVKLLTYMQHVEDLSKRFKSIKFRYIPRFHNELADVLATLASMLPYPVEMEPDVQSWYHDIKIFLKTKEYPKQASGDQKRTIIRLANGFFLSGEILYKRTLDLNILKCVDAQEAGRIMNEVHVGVYGPHMNGYVLEKKILRSGYYWMTMEKDCFSFV; the protein is encoded by the exons atgggagattctgacttgattatccaACAAactcaaggtgaatgggaaactcgggatgtcaagcttctTACATAcatgcaacatgtggaagatcttagcaaacGGTTCAAATCTATCAAATTCAGGTACATCCCTCggtttcacaatgagttagccgatgtactagctactttggcctcgatgctgccgtatccag TTGAGATGGAACCAGATGTTCAATCATGGTATCACGATATCAAAATATTcttgaaaacaaaggaatatcccaagcaagctagtggagaccaaaagagaaccattataAGGCTCGCCaatggtttcttcttgagcggagagatcttgtacaaaagaactctagaTCTGAACATTCTAAAATGTGttgatgcccaagaggctggaagaatcatgaATGAAGTGCATGTAGGAGTGTATGGGCCTCATATGAATGGATACGTCCTtgaaaagaaaatccttcgatcaggatattactggatgactatggaaaaagattgcttcagttttgtttga